The genomic DNA TTATCAGCTCCAGCCGACCACCACCCGCGGGGGCCTGCCAATGCGCCCCGATGAGGCAGTGGTCAGTGGCGATATCAAAGGCGGCAAGCACGTCAGATGTCATCGCGGCTTCCTTGACTGGCGTTGCAGATCCGGATCGCCGAAGTCTGGCTCGGGCATCATCCGCGTGACAAGACCGATCAGAAACGCCGTGCTGATCGCAAAGGCCAGCAGCCCGGTGATCGCCGCGAAGGTCGCGACAATGCGGTAGTCCGGCCCCAGCACGATATCGCCGTAGCCCAGCGTCGTGTAGGTCACGATCGAGAAATAGACCGCCTCGTTCAGGTCGGGCAATGCGTCCTTGGCCAGCCAATAGGCGGCCCAGATCCAGATCTGCAGGGTGTGGGCAAGGATGATCGCGCCCAGCATGCCGCCAAGCAACAGCAGCCTGCGCCCGTGGCCCCGACGCACACCCAATAGAAGTATCGCGCGGATTGTCGCGGGCGCCGCGAAAAACAGCACCGTGACGTGCAGCATACAGCATCCCATCAGAAACAGGCTGCCCAAGATGATCTGTCCCAGCATGGAGGTCCTCGCAAAGCGGTGAGCGATCGCAGACACCATTGCACCTGCCCGCGCGGGGCGCAATCACGGGTCGTGGCGGCTAGTCGTGCAGGTCGACCTGTGCCATGGCGGCCAGAATTGCGGGGCGGTGCGTGGCGATGCGCGTCTGGATTGCCGCGACCCGATCGCGCGTGAAATACCCCGCAACATCGAGAATGTTTATCGTTCCCGTCACCTGACCATCCGCCCCC from Sulfitobacter sp. S190 includes the following:
- a CDS encoding potassium channel family protein is translated as MLGQIILGSLFLMGCCMLHVTVLFFAAPATIRAILLLGVRRGHGRRLLLLGGMLGAIILAHTLQIWIWAAYWLAKDALPDLNEAVYFSIVTYTTLGYGDIVLGPDYRIVATFAAITGLLAFAISTAFLIGLVTRMMPEPDFGDPDLQRQSRKPR